A single genomic interval of Solimonas sp. K1W22B-7 harbors:
- the dnaA gene encoding chromosomal replication initiator protein DnaA, with protein MHSSEELWTQCVRWLEAELPDKDIATWIRPLHPIASRERLLLLAPNRIVLDRVRQDFLGTIRRAVRASSGETLPEVELAVGSAEVRAPAAPPSTPAAGPEPVLSAAPDDSPVANAPKLDSRFTFSNFIEGKSNSQARAAAQYVGESPGGAYNPLLIYGPTGLGKTHLMHSIGNEIQRRNPQARVAYLFAEQWMSQYVTGVRHGRWDDIKSYYRSVDALLIDDIQFFAYKEKTQEEFFHAFNSLIDSRKQIVLTCDRYPKDVDGIDERLKSRFTWGLSVAVETPDLETRIAILQSKAEASHDMKLPDDVAMFVAQRVRSSVRDLEGALHRLAASARFRGEPLTIEFARTTLKDMLAAYERQVTIENIKRKVADYYNIRVSDLSSPRRTRTLARPRQIAMALAKELTQHSLPEIGESFGKDHTTVLHACRKVAELREQDLKIREDYENLQRQLGF; from the coding sequence ATGCATTCTTCGGAAGAACTGTGGACGCAGTGCGTGCGCTGGCTTGAGGCCGAACTGCCCGACAAGGATATCGCGACCTGGATCCGGCCGCTGCACCCCATCGCCTCGCGCGAGCGGTTGCTGCTGCTGGCGCCCAACCGCATCGTCCTGGATCGCGTGCGCCAGGATTTCCTGGGCACCATCCGCCGCGCCGTGCGCGCCAGTTCCGGCGAAACCCTGCCCGAGGTCGAGCTGGCGGTGGGCAGCGCCGAGGTTCGCGCCCCGGCCGCCCCGCCCAGCACCCCCGCCGCCGGCCCCGAGCCGGTGCTGTCGGCTGCCCCGGACGATTCGCCGGTGGCCAACGCGCCGAAGCTGGACTCGCGCTTCACCTTCTCCAATTTCATCGAAGGCAAGTCCAACTCGCAGGCCCGGGCCGCGGCCCAGTACGTCGGCGAGTCGCCGGGCGGGGCCTACAACCCGCTGCTGATCTACGGACCGACCGGGCTGGGCAAGACCCACCTGATGCATTCGATCGGCAACGAGATCCAGCGGCGCAACCCGCAGGCACGCGTCGCCTACCTGTTCGCCGAGCAGTGGATGAGCCAGTACGTCACCGGCGTGCGCCACGGCCGCTGGGACGACATCAAGTCCTACTACCGCTCGGTCGACGCGCTGCTGATCGACGACATCCAGTTCTTCGCCTACAAGGAGAAGACGCAGGAAGAGTTCTTCCATGCCTTCAACTCCCTGATCGACAGCCGCAAGCAGATCGTGCTGACCTGCGACCGCTATCCCAAGGACGTCGACGGCATCGACGAGCGCCTCAAGTCGCGCTTCACCTGGGGCCTGTCGGTGGCGGTGGAAACGCCCGACCTGGAAACCCGCATCGCGATCCTGCAGAGCAAGGCCGAAGCCAGCCACGACATGAAGCTGCCGGACGACGTGGCGATGTTCGTCGCCCAGCGCGTGCGCTCCAGCGTGCGCGACCTGGAAGGCGCGCTGCACCGCCTGGCCGCCAGCGCCCGCTTCCGCGGCGAGCCGCTGACCATCGAGTTTGCCCGCACCACGCTCAAGGACATGCTGGCCGCCTACGAGCGCCAGGTGACCATCGAGAACATCAAGCGCAAGGTGGCGGACTACTACAACATCCGCGTCTCCGACCTGTCCTCGCCGCGCCGCACGCGCACGCTGGCAAGGCCGCGCCAGATCGCGATGGCCCTGGCCAAGGAACTGACCCAGCACAGCCTGCCGGAGATCGGCGAGTCCTTCGGCAAGGACCACACCACCGTGCTGCACGCCTGCCGCAAGGTGGCCGAGCTGCGCGAACAAGACCTGAAGATCCGCGAGGATTACGAAAACCTGCAGCGCCAGCTGGGCTTCTGA
- the dnaN gene encoding DNA polymerase III subunit beta — protein sequence MKLQVGRNELLAALSAVIGVVERRQTLPVLSNFLMETREDELIVTGTDLEIELEARARVQNLAPGRATLPARKLFDICRGLPEGAEISLDVAGDKATLKSGRSRYSLSCLKADEFPAMGRLAEGRELTISRRAMRTLIERTQFAMAQQDVRYYLNGLLLEVTPKRVRCVATDGHRLAMSEATLDTGFKENLQVIVPRKAVMELTRLLDPSEENVTLKIAAGQIQVDVDVVRMTSKLIDGRFPDYERVIPDSGDKKLQADRELVKRALARTAILSNEKFRGVRLNLDGSKLVLNTHNPEHEEAEEDLEVSYQGSALEIGFNVNYLLDALGALSGEQFVMELKNSDSSGLIHAADDASSKYVVMPMRL from the coding sequence ATGAAACTCCAAGTGGGGAGAAACGAGCTGCTCGCAGCGCTCTCTGCGGTGATCGGTGTGGTCGAACGTCGGCAGACGCTCCCGGTGCTCTCCAACTTCCTGATGGAGACCCGGGAAGACGAGCTGATCGTCACCGGTACCGACCTGGAGATCGAGCTCGAAGCCCGCGCCCGCGTGCAGAACCTCGCCCCCGGCCGCGCCACGCTGCCGGCCCGCAAGCTGTTCGACATCTGCCGCGGCCTGCCCGAGGGCGCGGAGATCTCGCTGGACGTCGCCGGCGACAAGGCCACGCTCAAGTCCGGCCGCAGCCGCTACTCGCTGTCCTGCCTCAAGGCCGACGAGTTCCCGGCCATGGGCCGACTGGCCGAAGGCCGTGAGCTGACGATCTCGCGCCGCGCCATGCGCACGCTGATCGAGCGCACCCAGTTCGCCATGGCGCAGCAGGACGTCCGCTACTACCTCAACGGCCTGCTGCTGGAAGTCACCCCCAAGCGCGTGCGCTGCGTGGCCACCGACGGCCACCGCCTGGCGATGAGCGAGGCGACCCTGGACACCGGCTTCAAGGAAAACCTGCAGGTCATCGTGCCGCGCAAGGCCGTGATGGAGCTGACCCGCCTGCTGGACCCCAGCGAGGAGAACGTCACGCTCAAGATCGCCGCCGGCCAGATCCAGGTCGACGTCGACGTGGTGCGCATGACCTCCAAGCTGATCGATGGCCGCTTCCCGGACTACGAGCGTGTGATCCCGGATTCCGGCGACAAGAAGCTGCAGGCCGACCGCGAGCTGGTGAAGCGCGCCCTGGCCCGCACCGCGATCCTGTCCAACGAGAAGTTCCGCGGCGTGCGCCTCAACCTGGACGGCAGCAAGCTGGTCCTGAACACGCACAACCCGGAGCACGAAGAGGCCGAAGAGGACCTGGAAGTCAGCTACCAGGGTTCGGCCCTGGAGATCGGCTTCAACGTCAACTACCTGCTCGACGCCCTGGGCGCCCTGAGCGGCGAGCAGTTCGTGATGGAGCTGAAGAACTCGGATTCCAGCGGCCTGATCCACGCGGCGGACGATGCCTCCAGCAAGTACGTCGTGATGCCGATGCGCCTGTAA
- the recF gene encoding DNA replication/repair protein RecF (All proteins in this family for which functions are known are DNA-binding proteins that assist the filamentation of RecA onto DNA for the initiation of recombination or recombinational repair.): MLHLARIGAENFRVFEKLSLRPHRRLNFVYGDNAEGKTTLLELVYVLARGKSFRGSSLQDCAGAAGKHWRLRGRYQQQDDGPLEVVDAGWTQGELAQKREGQAATRLELLREYPVQILEPGLHKLLQDGPSYRRGFLDWGVFHVEQGFHVTWRRFSRALRQRNLALRQRAPDRELEPWTLELATAGEEIQRYRKAQLEAIRPYMDSRVKQLLGTDQWSMDLQAGWAAGQGLKESLDAHLARDRQQGMTQGGPQRAELRLHLHDRQTKTLVSRGQQKQLIAALLLSQCELIYRTTGTAPILLVDDFASELGEEYQQRLLGSLLEYPGQLFITSFAPSGVLEKLPDAAVFHVEQGRLHPVSG; this comes from the coding sequence ATGCTTCACCTCGCCCGGATCGGGGCGGAAAACTTCAGGGTGTTCGAGAAACTGAGCCTGCGGCCCCACCGCAGGCTCAATTTCGTTTATGGGGACAACGCCGAGGGCAAGACCACGCTGCTGGAGCTGGTCTATGTGCTGGCCCGGGGCAAGTCCTTCCGCGGCAGCAGCCTGCAGGACTGCGCCGGGGCTGCCGGCAAGCACTGGCGCCTGCGGGGGCGCTACCAGCAGCAGGACGACGGCCCCCTGGAAGTGGTCGATGCCGGCTGGACCCAGGGCGAGCTGGCGCAGAAGCGGGAAGGGCAGGCGGCCACCCGGCTTGAATTACTCCGTGAATATCCTGTGCAAATCCTTGAACCAGGCTTGCATAAGTTATTGCAGGACGGCCCCAGCTATCGGCGCGGATTCCTGGACTGGGGTGTGTTCCACGTGGAACAGGGCTTTCATGTCACCTGGCGGCGCTTCAGCCGGGCCCTGAGGCAGCGCAACCTGGCCCTGAGGCAGCGGGCACCCGACCGCGAGCTGGAACCCTGGACCCTGGAACTGGCCACGGCCGGCGAGGAGATCCAGCGCTACCGCAAGGCGCAGCTCGAGGCGATCCGTCCTTATATGGACTCCCGGGTGAAGCAGTTGCTGGGCACGGACCAGTGGTCCATGGACCTGCAGGCCGGCTGGGCCGCCGGGCAGGGGCTGAAGGAGTCCCTGGACGCCCACCTGGCGCGGGACCGCCAGCAGGGCATGACCCAGGGCGGACCGCAGCGGGCCGAGCTGCGCCTGCACCTGCACGACCGCCAGACCAAGACCCTGGTCAGCCGCGGGCAGCAAAAACAGCTGATCGCGGCCCTGCTGCTGAGCCAGTGCGAGCTGATCTACCGGACCACCGGAACCGCCCCGATCCTGCTTGTGGATGATTTTGCGTCCGAGCTGGGCGAGGAGTACCAGCAGCGCCTGCTGGGCAGCCTGCTGGAGTACCCCGGGCAGCTCTTCATCACCAGCTTTGCCCCCAGCGGGGTTCTCGAAAAACTGCCCGATGCGGCGGTGTTCCACGTGGAACAGGGCCGCCTCCATCCCGTTTCAGGGTGA
- the gyrB gene encoding DNA topoisomerase (ATP-hydrolyzing) subunit B: MTVPPNNEYDESSIQQLEGLEAVRKRPGMYIGDTSDGTGLHHMVFEVVDNSVDEALAGHCDDIVIRIHTDNSITVSDNGRGIPVGIKFDDKHEPKRTAAEIVMCVLHAGGKFNQNSYKVSGGLHGVGVSCVNALSSKLELTIRRDGQKHFLEFHRGAAQNRLLEIQNGVEVSPLKVLGPAEGRGTEVKFLADEEIFGKVEWHYDILAKRLRELSFLNNGVKIRLHDERSGQEENFAFSGGVKGFVEYINRAKTALHQKVFYASGASMVSANTGGPVEIIVEVAMQWNDSYQEQVLCYTNNIPQSDGGTHLTGLRAAMTRVINKHIEETGVAKKEKVDISGDDMREGLACVLSVKMPDPKFASQTKMKLVSSEARPAVEEVVAEKLANFLLENPGEAKMITAKIVEAARAREAARKARDMTRRKGVLDGMGLPGKLADCQEKDPTKSELFLVEGDSAGGSAKQGRDRQFQAILPLKGKILNVERARLEKMLSSQEVATLITALGCGIGKDEFKPEKLRYHRIIIMTDADVDGSHIRTLLLTFFYRHMFTLVERGHIYIAQPPLYKVKSGKHETYVKDDHALHDWLIATALNDAHLIPGGGQAPLETAELERLVRDYAAVQASLDRLGRRYDERVLQALCRLAPLPDEAGLPGWAERFYSELNVGSLDGQFTVEARMGAEGPLLQVSRRAHGATQIFNFGHEFFNGLDYRRMATLRETTASLIGEGATIRRGDRATAVVHSIDEIHDWLLSEARRGLGIQRYKGLGEMNPEQLWETTLNKANRRLVRVAIEDAVAADQIFTMLMGEQVEPRRDFIEKNALLVSNLDL, from the coding sequence ATGACTGTTCCGCCGAACAACGAATACGACGAATCCAGCATCCAGCAGCTCGAAGGCCTGGAGGCTGTCCGCAAGCGCCCGGGCATGTACATCGGCGACACCTCGGACGGCACCGGCCTGCATCACATGGTGTTCGAGGTGGTGGATAACTCTGTGGATGAAGCCCTCGCCGGGCACTGCGATGACATCGTCATCCGCATCCACACGGACAACTCCATCACCGTGTCCGACAACGGCCGCGGCATCCCGGTGGGCATCAAGTTCGACGACAAGCACGAGCCCAAGCGCACCGCCGCCGAGATCGTGATGTGCGTGCTGCACGCCGGCGGCAAGTTCAACCAGAACAGCTACAAGGTCTCCGGCGGCCTGCACGGCGTGGGCGTGTCCTGCGTCAACGCCCTGTCGAGCAAGCTGGAGCTGACCATCCGCCGTGACGGCCAGAAGCACTTCCTGGAGTTCCACCGCGGCGCGGCGCAGAACCGCCTGCTCGAGATCCAGAACGGCGTGGAAGTTTCGCCGCTGAAGGTCCTGGGTCCGGCCGAGGGCCGCGGCACCGAGGTGAAGTTCCTGGCCGACGAGGAAATCTTCGGCAAGGTGGAATGGCACTACGACATCCTGGCCAAGCGCCTGCGCGAACTGTCCTTCCTCAACAACGGCGTGAAGATCCGCCTGCACGACGAACGCAGCGGCCAGGAGGAGAACTTCGCGTTCTCCGGCGGCGTGAAGGGCTTCGTCGAATACATCAACCGCGCCAAGACCGCGCTGCATCAGAAGGTGTTCTACGCCAGCGGGGCCTCCATGGTCTCCGCCAATACTGGCGGCCCGGTCGAGATCATCGTGGAAGTGGCGATGCAGTGGAACGACAGCTACCAGGAACAGGTGCTGTGCTACACCAACAACATCCCGCAGTCCGACGGCGGCACGCACCTCACCGGCCTGCGCGCCGCGATGACCCGCGTGATCAACAAGCACATCGAGGAAACCGGCGTCGCCAAGAAGGAGAAGGTCGACATCTCCGGTGACGACATGCGCGAAGGCCTGGCCTGCGTGCTGTCGGTGAAGATGCCGGATCCGAAGTTCGCCTCGCAGACCAAGATGAAACTGGTCTCCTCCGAAGCGCGCCCGGCGGTGGAAGAAGTGGTGGCCGAGAAGCTCGCCAACTTCCTGCTGGAGAATCCCGGCGAAGCCAAGATGATCACCGCCAAGATCGTCGAGGCCGCCCGCGCCCGCGAGGCGGCCCGCAAGGCCCGCGACATGACCCGCCGCAAGGGCGTGCTCGACGGCATGGGCCTGCCCGGCAAGCTGGCCGACTGCCAGGAGAAGGACCCGACCAAGTCCGAACTGTTCCTGGTCGAGGGTGACTCCGCAGGCGGCTCCGCCAAGCAGGGCCGCGACCGCCAGTTCCAGGCGATCCTGCCGCTGAAGGGCAAGATCCTCAATGTCGAGCGCGCGCGCCTGGAGAAGATGCTGTCCTCGCAGGAAGTCGCCACGCTGATCACGGCGCTGGGCTGCGGCATCGGCAAGGACGAGTTCAAGCCCGAGAAGCTGCGCTACCACCGCATCATCATCATGACCGACGCGGACGTCGACGGCTCGCACATCCGCACGCTGCTGCTGACCTTCTTCTACCGCCACATGTTCACGCTGGTGGAGCGCGGCCACATCTATATCGCGCAGCCGCCGCTGTACAAGGTGAAGTCGGGCAAGCACGAAACCTATGTGAAGGACGACCACGCCCTGCACGACTGGCTGATCGCCACCGCGCTCAACGACGCCCACCTGATCCCGGGAGGCGGCCAGGCTCCCCTGGAGACGGCCGAGCTGGAGCGCCTGGTGCGCGACTATGCCGCCGTGCAGGCCAGCCTCGACCGCCTGGGCCGCCGCTACGACGAGCGCGTGCTGCAGGCGCTGTGCCGCCTCGCGCCGCTGCCCGATGAAGCCGGCCTGCCGGGCTGGGCCGAGCGCTTCTACTCCGAGCTCAACGTCGGCAGCCTTGACGGCCAGTTCACGGTGGAAGCCCGCATGGGTGCAGAAGGTCCGCTGCTGCAGGTCTCGCGCCGCGCCCATGGCGCCACGCAGATCTTCAACTTCGGCCACGAGTTCTTCAACGGCCTGGACTACCGCCGCATGGCGACGCTGCGCGAGACCACCGCCAGCCTGATCGGCGAAGGCGCCACCATCCGCCGCGGCGATCGCGCCACGGCCGTGGTGCACAGCATCGACGAGATCCATGACTGGCTGCTGTCCGAGGCGCGTCGCGGCCTGGGCATCCAGCGCTACAAGGGCCTGGGCGAGATGAACCCCGAACAGCTGTGGGAGACCACGCTGAACAAGGCCAACCGCCGCCTCGTGCGCGTCGCCATCGAGGACGCCGTCGCCGCCGACCAGATCTTCACCATGCTGATGGGCGAGCAGGTGGAACCGCGCCGCGACTTCATCGAGAAGAACGCGCTGCTCGTCAGCAACCTGGACCTCTAA
- the aroB gene encoding 3-dehydroquinate synthase produces the protein MKSLNVELADRSYPIRIGAGLLADARQYAEVEGRRLKLVTDGNVAPLYLAHVLKALNLKEEDALILPAGEEHKSWATAEKILDWMLASRLNRDGLLLALGGGVIGDMAGFAAAIYQRGIDFIQLPTTLLAQVDSSVGGKTGVNHPRGKNMIGAFHQPRLVLADTAALRSLPQRELLAGVAEIIKYGMLADSDFFKWLEQRLDDLLLLDTDALTKAIYRSCELKARIVAQDERESLAGGAGPRALLNLGHTFGHAIETYTGYTQWLHGEAVATGLVMAADLSARLGWMSAKDAERCSKLVARAGLPVKPPAGMTPDQFLELMGHDKKVAAGKLRLVLMRGLGLAVVSGDFDPAALRATLEHFTAA, from the coding sequence ATGAAGTCGCTGAACGTCGAGCTGGCGGATCGCAGCTACCCGATCCGCATCGGTGCCGGCCTGCTCGCCGACGCCCGGCAGTACGCCGAGGTCGAGGGTCGCCGGCTCAAGCTGGTGACCGACGGCAACGTCGCGCCGCTGTACCTGGCGCATGTGCTTAAGGCATTGAATTTAAAGGAAGAAGACGCTCTGATCCTGCCTGCGGGCGAGGAGCACAAGAGCTGGGCCACGGCCGAGAAGATCCTCGACTGGATGCTGGCCTCGCGCCTCAACCGCGACGGTCTGCTGCTGGCCCTGGGCGGCGGCGTGATCGGCGACATGGCCGGCTTTGCCGCCGCGATCTACCAGCGCGGCATCGACTTCATCCAGCTCCCGACGACGCTGCTGGCGCAGGTGGATTCCTCGGTCGGCGGCAAGACCGGCGTCAACCACCCGCGCGGCAAGAACATGATCGGCGCCTTCCACCAGCCGCGCCTGGTGCTGGCCGACACCGCCGCGCTGCGCTCGCTGCCGCAGCGTGAACTGCTGGCCGGCGTCGCCGAGATCATCAAGTACGGCATGCTCGCCGACAGCGACTTCTTCAAGTGGCTGGAACAGCGCCTCGACGACCTGCTGCTGCTGGATACCGACGCGCTGACCAAGGCGATCTACCGCAGCTGCGAGCTCAAGGCGCGCATCGTCGCGCAGGACGAGCGCGAATCGCTGGCCGGCGGCGCCGGCCCGCGCGCGCTGCTGAACCTGGGCCATACCTTCGGCCACGCCATCGAGACCTACACCGGCTACACGCAGTGGCTGCACGGTGAAGCGGTGGCGACCGGCCTGGTGATGGCCGCCGATCTCTCCGCGCGCCTGGGCTGGATGAGCGCCAAGGACGCCGAGCGCTGCAGCAAGCTGGTGGCACGCGCCGGCCTGCCGGTGAAGCCGCCCGCCGGCATGACGCCGGACCAGTTCCTGGAACTGATGGGCCACGACAAGAAAGTCGCCGCCGGCAAGCTGCGCCTGGTGCTGATGCGCGGCCTCGGCCTGGCCGTGGTCAGCGGCGACTTCGATCCCGCCGCGCTGCGCGCGACGCTGGAGCATTTCACGGCAGCGTGA
- a CDS encoding type II toxin-antitoxin system RelE/ParE family toxin, with protein MKFSVAVTQDALRDLDELHAYIAGQDGLARADKVLDGVHAALAKLRDLPNRGEYPPELAALGIRDFRQAHFKPYRMIYVVREHSVVILAVIDGRRDMQTLLQRRLLG; from the coding sequence GTGAAATTCAGTGTCGCTGTCACGCAGGATGCCTTGCGTGACCTCGACGAGCTCCATGCGTACATCGCCGGGCAGGATGGCCTGGCTCGCGCGGACAAGGTCCTGGATGGCGTCCACGCAGCGCTAGCAAAGCTCAGGGATCTTCCGAATCGCGGCGAGTACCCGCCAGAATTAGCGGCTCTTGGAATCCGGGATTTTCGCCAAGCCCATTTCAAGCCCTACCGGATGATCTATGTCGTGCGCGAGCACAGCGTCGTCATTCTGGCCGTGATCGATGGGCGCCGCGACATGCAGACTCTGCTGCAGCGTCGATTGCTAGGCTAA
- a CDS encoding type II toxin-antitoxin system Phd/YefM family antitoxin, with product MKLSTSIKPISYLKAHASEIVRDLGRSGPAMVITQNGEAKAVLQDIHSYEQTQETLALLKILALGQQQIAEGKVVPLDEAIDRIKASRRGSK from the coding sequence ATGAAGCTATCCACCAGCATCAAACCCATCAGCTATCTAAAGGCCCACGCCTCGGAGATCGTGCGCGATCTTGGGAGGAGTGGCCCTGCGATGGTGATCACACAGAACGGCGAGGCGAAAGCTGTCCTCCAGGACATCCATAGCTACGAGCAGACGCAGGAGACGCTGGCGCTGTTGAAGATTCTTGCACTGGGGCAGCAGCAAATCGCAGAGGGCAAAGTTGTTCCGCTCGATGAAGCCATTGATCGCATCAAGGCCTCACGCCGAGGCAGCAAGTGA
- a CDS encoding deoxyguanosinetriphosphate triphosphohydrolase gives MSDLAPYAASEAHSRGRLHGEPPPGNRGEFQRDRDRIIHSAAFRRLEYKTQVFINHEGDHFRTRLTHSLEVAQLARTIARNLQLNVDLSEAISLAHDLGHTPFGHAGQDALNGCMQPYGGFEHNLQSLRVVDHLEDKYASFRGLNLCYETREGILKHCSVKNARKLGEIGERFIKRQQPGLEAQLANLADEIAYNNHDIDDGLRAELLSVDQMREVPLFRRHHDAALSAHGALSIKQARHETIRRIINTLVVDLTETSRANLAAAKLKHIDEVRAAPKPLMAYSEDVAEESRALKKFLFENLYRHHRVYRMTVKAQRVVRELFETLHGDVRLLPPDFYDEAKLAEDEAGRARVVADYIAGMTDRYALDEHERLFDPRRLR, from the coding sequence ATGAGCGACCTCGCCCCCTACGCTGCCAGTGAAGCGCACTCGCGCGGACGCCTCCATGGTGAACCGCCGCCGGGCAATCGCGGCGAGTTCCAGCGCGATCGCGATCGCATCATCCACTCCGCTGCGTTCCGCCGGCTCGAGTACAAGACGCAGGTCTTCATCAACCATGAAGGCGATCACTTCCGCACGCGGCTGACGCACTCGCTGGAAGTGGCGCAGCTGGCGCGCACGATCGCGCGCAACCTGCAGCTCAACGTTGATCTCTCCGAAGCGATCTCGCTGGCGCACGACCTCGGCCACACGCCCTTCGGTCATGCCGGCCAGGATGCGCTCAACGGCTGCATGCAGCCTTACGGTGGCTTCGAGCACAACCTGCAGTCGCTGCGCGTGGTCGATCACCTGGAAGACAAGTACGCGAGCTTCCGCGGACTCAACCTCTGCTACGAAACACGCGAGGGCATCCTCAAGCATTGCTCGGTGAAGAACGCGCGCAAGCTCGGCGAGATCGGCGAGCGCTTCATCAAGCGCCAGCAGCCGGGACTGGAAGCGCAACTGGCGAATCTCGCCGACGAGATCGCGTACAACAACCACGACATCGACGACGGCCTGCGCGCCGAACTGCTCAGCGTGGACCAGATGCGCGAGGTGCCTTTGTTCCGACGGCATCACGACGCTGCGCTGAGCGCGCACGGTGCGCTCAGCATCAAGCAGGCACGGCACGAAACCATCCGCCGCATCATCAACACGCTGGTGGTGGACCTCACCGAAACCTCGCGCGCCAATCTTGCCGCGGCGAAGTTGAAGCACATCGACGAAGTGCGCGCCGCGCCGAAGCCGCTGATGGCTTACAGCGAAGACGTGGCGGAAGAATCGCGCGCGCTGAAGAAGTTCCTGTTCGAGAACCTGTACCGCCATCATCGCGTCTACCGCATGACGGTGAAGGCGCAACGCGTGGTGCGCGAGCTGTTCGAGACGCTGCACGGCGATGTCCGTTTGCTGCCGCCGGATTTCTACGACGAGGCCAAGCTCGCCGAAGACGAAGCCGGCCGCGCGCGCGTGGTGGCGGATTACATCGCGGGCATGACGGATCGCTATGCGCTGGATGAGCACGAGCGGCTGTTCGATCCGCGGCGGTTGAGGTAG